Proteins from one Candidatus Zixiibacteriota bacterium genomic window:
- a CDS encoding lytic transglycosylase domain-containing protein: protein MVEYNRLGIFLSKPVAVLFVLIYLSQSILIIYLVKVRFDLEKQIDFQQSRISELEEKLQILQVIEDFQIGFNDEEKKQLTEVIFSECRKYDYDPLFLMAMIYTESSFKRGQVSSKGARGLMQIKPFVGRSLAGKMGIEWEDQKTLFQPELNIQMGSLHFFEMILKFKDVRKALISYNMGETALRSRVRLNEPLPRSYLDKVMENYKMLKEKYQS, encoded by the coding sequence ATGGTAGAATATAATCGCCTGGGAATTTTTCTGTCCAAACCGGTGGCCGTGCTTTTTGTTCTGATTTACCTGTCGCAATCCATCCTGATTATTTACCTGGTTAAAGTCCGTTTCGACCTGGAAAAACAGATTGATTTCCAGCAATCCCGGATCAGCGAACTGGAAGAGAAACTGCAGATTCTCCAGGTAATCGAGGATTTTCAAATCGGATTCAATGATGAGGAGAAAAAACAACTGACCGAGGTCATTTTTTCGGAATGCCGCAAATATGATTATGATCCTCTTTTCCTGATGGCCATGATTTACACCGAGTCATCCTTCAAGAGAGGCCAGGTATCATCCAAGGGTGCCCGGGGGCTGATGCAGATCAAGCCGTTTGTGGGCCGATCTCTGGCCGGCAAGATGGGAATCGAGTGGGAGGATCAGAAAACTCTGTTTCAGCCGGAATTGAATATTCAGATGGGCTCGCTGCATTTTTTCGAGATGATTCTGAAATTCAAAGATGTCCGTAAAGCCCTGATTTCTTATAATATGGGAGAAACCGCCCTGCGCAGCCGGGTTCGTCTGAACGAACCGTTACCGAGATCGTATCTGGATAAAGTCATGGAAAACTACAAAATGCTGAAGGAGAAATACCAAAGCTGA
- a CDS encoding dephospho-CoA kinase, producing MLIGITGQIGSGKSTVASLFKKHGAFIISADRIGKDVVEKSPALKKKLAVIFGREILTPGGRLRRRRLGDLVFSSKKSRDRLNALIHPHLLRQMDLETKQALQKFEMVVIDAALLLDWNWDRRLDVTILVNAPRAVKIKRLMDKGFTLKEARQRLNAQIPYRAVRARADLVIVNSSSLSDLESKVLRIIRKLS from the coding sequence ATGCTGATCGGTATCACAGGTCAAATCGGTTCCGGGAAATCAACCGTGGCCTCGTTGTTCAAAAAGCACGGGGCGTTTATTATCTCGGCTGATCGCATTGGCAAAGATGTGGTCGAGAAAAGCCCAGCTCTTAAAAAAAAGCTGGCCGTCATATTCGGCCGGGAAATCCTCACTCCCGGAGGTCGTCTCAGGCGGCGTCGGCTGGGAGATCTGGTCTTTTCATCAAAAAAGAGCAGGGATCGTTTGAACGCCCTGATCCACCCCCATCTTTTAAGGCAGATGGACTTGGAAACCAAACAGGCTTTGCAAAAATTTGAGATGGTTGTCATCGATGCCGCCCTTTTACTGGACTGGAACTGGGATCGGCGATTGGATGTCACCATTTTGGTCAATGCACCCAGGGCAGTCAAAATAAAGCGTCTGATGGATAAAGGGTTTACTCTCAAAGAGGCTCGCCAGCGGCTGAATGCCCAAATACCTTATCGTGCTGTGCGCGCCCGGGCCGATCTGGTTATCGTGAACAGCAGCTCCTTGAGTGACCTTGAAAGTAAAGTACTCCGTATTATCCGCAAGTTATCCTGA
- the bamD gene encoding outer membrane protein assembly factor BamD yields MNKSIHIITGLVLLAFIIGCSPRVVRMAATPEEQLDLARAEFNKKHWLTAVEGFQKVIFNFPGSMVVDTAQYLLGMSYFENEDYELAAVEFRRLMSNYPQSDYVDEAQYMEAVSYLRNSPKHYALDQEDLKKAIQMLRDFIMDNPDSPLAENARASILEGEEILARKSYENGMTYFKMYDYRAASIYFQEVIDNYTGTSYAPPALFKLGESQYRNGKYPEALQKFNSFITIYPTHELISRAEEYVAKINRTLETVNAAGESR; encoded by the coding sequence ATGAATAAGTCAATTCATATAATTACGGGATTAGTGTTGCTGGCTTTTATTATCGGGTGCAGTCCCCGGGTGGTTCGAATGGCGGCTACCCCGGAGGAACAACTCGATCTGGCGCGGGCTGAATTCAATAAAAAACACTGGCTGACCGCGGTTGAGGGATTTCAGAAAGTAATCTTTAATTTCCCGGGATCGATGGTGGTGGATACGGCTCAGTATTTACTGGGAATGTCGTATTTCGAAAACGAGGATTATGAACTGGCGGCGGTAGAATTCCGCCGGTTGATGTCAAATTACCCTCAGTCTGATTATGTCGATGAAGCGCAGTACATGGAGGCGGTAAGTTATTTAAGAAATTCGCCAAAACATTACGCCCTGGATCAGGAAGATCTGAAGAAAGCGATCCAGATGCTTCGCGATTTTATTATGGATAATCCCGATTCGCCCCTGGCGGAAAATGCCCGGGCCTCGATTCTCGAGGGAGAAGAAATCCTGGCCCGCAAATCGTATGAGAACGGCATGACTTATTTCAAAATGTATGATTACAGGGCGGCGTCCATATATTTCCAGGAAGTCATCGATAATTATACCGGGACATCATATGCTCCGCCGGCCTTGTTCAAGCTGGGCGAATCACAATATAGAAACGGCAAATATCCCGAAGCCCTTCAGAAATTCAACAGCTTTATTACCATTTATCCCACCCATGAACTGATTTCCAGGGCGGAGGAGTATGTCGCCAAAATCAACCGAACCCTGGAGACGGTAAATGCCGCGGGCGAATCCCGATAA
- a CDS encoding DNA translocase FtsK 4TM domain-containing protein translates to MARRSKKETTNGKKRKILGILLILLSVLILTSLVTHSGWDDRRITDFDNPWEIDYQNQVGIIGALSSYLFFIFFGWLSIFIPPFLVMLAFRLLDFGWRARIKPALIFVTAACALITMIANVYIITEVDYTAGYTGVNGGCLFYYLTVLIVKIFGRIGSILIMGAAIMAGLVIMGFAYPGLRARLKLPTLMTPSGIVHLTWAGIRKVPGGLLSIFRFKLPEKSPGADYTTDDNIGDELVDPDMSEIEEEIELSGDVGTATGKRKQERTGKKDSARRLKLKTPTVPVGRETKDYVFPGLDLLSDNPVNGPSVSPDELAFTARSLKDTLETFHVSIQGNIEKYPGPVITRFEFKPAAGIKVNQIVNLSDDLALALQAKRVRIVAPIPGKAAVGIEIPNRKARMVYLKEIIASEIYSDKRVQLPLALGKTISGRPFVTDLARMPHLLIAGATGSGKSVCINALITSLIYRLHPRELKFIFIDPKMLELSVYAGIPHLGRPVVTNAKRAEKVLSDAVVEMENRYKKLAAVAVRNITDFNARQKNPEERIPYIVIIVDELADMMMAASSSRIEMLITRLAQMARAVGIHLVLATQRPSVDVITGLIKANFSARIGFQVATKVDSRTILDGNGAEKLLGNGDMLFLQTGQPEPIRLHGAYISSEETAGLVKFITDQFPKVEKTEGRAEPDDDDEMQDVDMSDPVFIEAAQTVIRHKQGSVSLLQRKLGIGYQRAARLIDQLEEAGVVSKYDGSKAREVLVDSSYLEKLMSSRSLTDSNS, encoded by the coding sequence ATGGCAAGACGGAGTAAAAAAGAGACAACCAACGGCAAAAAAAGAAAAATTCTCGGGATTCTTCTGATTTTATTGTCGGTGTTGATCCTGACTTCACTGGTGACTCACTCGGGCTGGGATGACCGACGGATAACTGATTTCGATAATCCCTGGGAAATCGATTATCAAAACCAGGTGGGAATAATCGGGGCTCTTTCCTCATACCTCTTTTTTATCTTTTTCGGCTGGTTATCCATATTCATACCGCCTTTTCTGGTCATGCTGGCTTTTCGGCTACTTGATTTTGGATGGCGGGCTCGGATAAAGCCGGCCTTGATTTTCGTGACGGCCGCCTGCGCCCTGATCACTATGATTGCCAACGTTTATATCATTACCGAGGTCGATTATACCGCCGGTTATACCGGGGTCAATGGTGGGTGTTTGTTTTATTATCTGACAGTTCTGATTGTGAAGATTTTCGGCCGGATCGGATCGATTCTGATTATGGGGGCGGCGATTATGGCCGGACTGGTAATTATGGGTTTTGCCTATCCCGGTTTAAGAGCCAGGTTGAAACTTCCGACCCTTATGACACCTTCGGGAATAGTTCATTTGACCTGGGCCGGGATAAGAAAGGTCCCCGGAGGGCTTTTATCCATATTTCGGTTCAAATTACCGGAAAAATCCCCGGGAGCTGATTATACAACGGATGATAATATTGGTGATGAGCTGGTCGATCCTGATATGAGTGAAATCGAAGAGGAAATCGAATTATCGGGAGATGTTGGTACGGCCACCGGGAAGCGCAAGCAGGAACGAACCGGGAAAAAAGACTCGGCCCGCAGGCTCAAACTTAAAACACCGACCGTTCCGGTCGGTCGGGAAACCAAAGATTATGTCTTCCCGGGACTCGATTTGCTGAGTGATAATCCGGTCAATGGTCCATCGGTCAGTCCCGATGAACTGGCTTTCACGGCCCGATCGCTCAAGGATACTCTGGAAACATTTCATGTCTCGATTCAGGGGAATATCGAGAAATATCCCGGTCCGGTAATTACCCGTTTTGAATTCAAGCCGGCCGCGGGCATCAAGGTTAATCAGATTGTCAACCTGTCGGACGACCTGGCCTTGGCCCTGCAGGCCAAACGGGTTCGGATTGTCGCTCCGATACCGGGCAAGGCGGCGGTTGGAATAGAAATTCCCAATCGGAAAGCCCGGATGGTCTATTTAAAAGAGATTATTGCCTCAGAGATCTATTCCGACAAACGGGTGCAGTTGCCGCTGGCCTTGGGGAAGACGATATCGGGACGGCCCTTTGTCACCGACCTGGCCAGAATGCCGCACCTGTTGATCGCGGGGGCGACCGGCTCGGGAAAATCGGTATGCATCAATGCCCTGATAACATCACTTATATATCGCCTGCATCCCCGAGAATTGAAATTCATTTTTATCGATCCCAAGATGCTGGAATTGTCGGTTTATGCCGGGATTCCTCACCTGGGCCGGCCGGTAGTGACCAATGCCAAGCGCGCCGAAAAGGTCCTCTCGGATGCAGTGGTGGAGATGGAAAACCGGTACAAAAAACTGGCGGCGGTGGCAGTAAGAAATATAACTGATTTCAACGCCCGCCAGAAAAACCCGGAGGAGCGCATCCCCTATATTGTCATTATTGTCGATGAACTGGCGGATATGATGATGGCCGCGTCATCATCGCGGATAGAAATGCTGATTACCCGCCTGGCCCAGATGGCCCGGGCGGTTGGGATACACCTGGTGCTGGCCACCCAGCGGCCCTCGGTCGATGTTATCACCGGCCTAATCAAGGCCAATTTCTCGGCGCGAATCGGTTTCCAGGTGGCGACCAAAGTCGATTCCCGAACCATTCTCGATGGTAATGGAGCCGAAAAACTGCTCGGAAACGGCGATATGTTGTTTCTGCAGACCGGTCAGCCGGAACCGATCCGGCTTCACGGGGCCTATATCTCCAGCGAAGAGACAGCCGGGTTGGTCAAATTTATCACCGACCAGTTCCCCAAAGTGGAGAAGACCGAGGGCCGGGCGGAGCCCGATGATGATGATGAAATGCAGGATGTGGATATGAGTGATCCGGTGTTTATTGAGGCCGCTCAAACGGTTATTCGCCATAAACAGGGCTCAGTCTCGCTGTTACAGAGAAAACTGGGAATCGGTTATCAGCGGGCGGCCCGGCTGATCGATCAACTGGAGGAGGCCGGGGTGGTCTCCAAATATGACGGCAGTAAGGCCCGAGAGGTGCTGGTGGACAGCTCGTATCTTGAGAAATTGATGTCTTCGAGATCCTTAACCGATTCGAACTCCTGA
- the polA gene encoding DNA polymerase I — protein sequence MNGKSLYLVDGSAIFYRAYFAFIRNPLINSKGENTSATYGFLNSILKVIKDEKPDYFAVVFDTKAPTFRHQMYPDYKSTRAKMPDDLVLQLPRIREATEALELPSLEMEGYEADDIIGTLARAAEKKGMDVWIVSGDKDMFQLVNDRVKIYNPQRGSSPPEKLNSEGVKEKFGVPPEKVIDMLALMGDSSDNVPGVAGIGPKTAISLLEEFDSLDQILDSIDKIKAKGVRKKISDHIEEAHLSRRLVTIDTAVPIEFDLKNLKRGEIDFEKAKKFFMEMEFVGLLNELAKQTGRLDLFYQASQTSDGQSRREADYRCIDNPDELKRVIDELSKKKEIAVDTETSSLNSLDADLVGVSLCGAAGKAYYIPVGHDDIKRNLPREKAFELLKKLLTDRKVQKIGQNIKYDLEVFHRAGLEIDPISFDTMLASYVVNPTGRQNSLDALAFEHFNYTMQPITELIGSGKKQKSFATVDVDKATFYSAEDADYTYRLRGVLAPKIDELKLHDLYYNIELPLIRVLAAMEEEGVRVEADYLRDFSKELEGQLEKLTADIYTEAGGEFNINSTQQLSHILFEKLNLPTKGKTAKKTGYSTDVKVLEELAQIHDLPRLILDYRQLTKLKNTYVDAIPLLIRKKTGRVHTSFNQTIAATGRLSSTDPNLQNIPVRTEIGRRIRKAFIPRDENHRLMVADYSQIELRILAHFSEDKKLIEAFKNREDIHARTAAEVFSVALDKITPEMRRAAKTANFAVIYGVSAYGLSMQTELDITQSKEFIETYFSRYPGIKKYMDETIERARRDGFVTTLFNRIRYLPEINAKNFQVRQFAERTAINTPIQGTAADMIKVAMIRIHNKLAKMKSRMILQVHDELIFDAPVDEIDELKEIVRRGMEQAVELKVPVVADIGVGQNWLEAK from the coding sequence ATGAATGGCAAAAGCCTTTATCTGGTGGATGGTTCGGCCATATTCTATCGGGCCTATTTTGCCTTTATCCGGAATCCCCTGATAAATTCCAAAGGTGAAAACACTTCGGCCACATATGGGTTTCTCAATTCCATCTTGAAAGTTATCAAGGATGAGAAGCCCGATTATTTCGCGGTGGTATTCGATACCAAGGCGCCGACTTTCCGGCACCAAATGTATCCTGATTATAAATCGACCCGGGCCAAGATGCCCGATGATTTGGTGTTGCAATTGCCGCGTATCCGCGAGGCGACAGAGGCCCTGGAACTTCCATCCCTGGAGATGGAGGGTTATGAGGCCGACGATATTATCGGAACGCTGGCCCGCGCCGCCGAGAAAAAGGGGATGGATGTTTGGATTGTCTCCGGGGATAAGGATATGTTTCAGTTGGTCAATGACCGGGTGAAAATCTACAATCCCCAGCGCGGTTCATCTCCACCGGAAAAACTGAATTCTGAGGGTGTAAAGGAGAAGTTCGGGGTACCGCCTGAAAAAGTAATTGATATGCTGGCCCTGATGGGCGATTCCTCGGATAATGTCCCCGGTGTGGCGGGAATCGGTCCCAAAACAGCCATATCACTTCTGGAGGAATTCGACAGTCTCGATCAGATTCTTGATTCCATAGATAAAATTAAGGCCAAAGGGGTCCGGAAGAAGATTTCGGATCATATTGAAGAAGCGCATCTATCACGCCGTCTGGTGACGATTGATACCGCCGTGCCGATTGAATTCGACCTTAAGAATCTTAAAAGGGGAGAGATCGATTTCGAAAAGGCCAAAAAATTTTTCATGGAGATGGAATTTGTCGGTTTACTTAATGAACTGGCCAAGCAGACCGGACGGCTGGATTTATTCTACCAGGCATCACAGACGTCAGACGGCCAATCCAGAAGAGAAGCAGATTACAGGTGTATCGATAATCCGGATGAATTAAAGCGGGTAATCGATGAATTATCGAAGAAAAAGGAAATTGCGGTTGATACGGAAACAAGTTCGCTTAATTCTCTTGACGCCGATCTGGTCGGCGTATCACTCTGCGGCGCGGCCGGCAAGGCTTATTATATTCCCGTTGGCCATGATGATATAAAGCGGAATCTGCCTCGGGAAAAAGCTTTTGAATTACTCAAGAAGTTACTCACTGACCGGAAAGTGCAAAAGATCGGTCAAAATATTAAATACGATCTGGAGGTTTTTCACCGGGCCGGACTGGAGATTGATCCGATTTCATTCGATACTATGCTGGCTTCCTATGTTGTCAATCCAACCGGCCGCCAGAACAGCCTTGATGCCCTGGCTTTCGAACATTTCAATTATACCATGCAGCCAATCACGGAATTAATCGGGAGCGGTAAAAAACAAAAATCGTTTGCGACGGTGGATGTTGACAAAGCCACTTTCTACTCCGCCGAGGATGCCGATTATACTTATCGTCTGCGGGGAGTTCTGGCTCCGAAAATCGACGAACTAAAACTTCATGATCTATATTATAATATTGAATTGCCGCTAATCAGGGTTCTGGCCGCAATGGAAGAAGAAGGAGTCCGGGTTGAAGCCGATTATCTCAGGGATTTTTCCAAAGAACTCGAGGGGCAGCTGGAAAAATTGACGGCTGATATTTATACCGAGGCCGGAGGGGAATTCAATATTAATTCCACTCAGCAACTATCCCACATTCTTTTTGAGAAACTCAATCTACCTACAAAGGGTAAAACGGCCAAGAAAACGGGTTATTCGACCGATGTAAAGGTTCTTGAGGAATTGGCTCAAATACATGATTTACCTCGATTGATCCTTGATTACAGGCAATTGACCAAGCTGAAAAACACCTATGTCGATGCCATCCCGCTGTTGATCCGAAAGAAAACAGGCCGGGTTCATACCTCGTTCAATCAGACCATCGCCGCGACCGGAAGATTATCATCGACCGACCCCAATCTCCAGAACATCCCGGTGCGGACGGAAATCGGCCGCCGAATCAGGAAAGCCTTTATTCCCCGCGATGAAAATCATCGCCTGATGGTGGCCGATTATTCACAGATAGAGTTGCGTATTCTGGCCCATTTTTCCGAGGATAAAAAGCTGATAGAGGCCTTTAAAAACCGGGAAGATATTCATGCCCGCACGGCGGCCGAAGTGTTTAGTGTCGCGCTGGATAAAATTACGCCGGAGATGCGTCGGGCCGCCAAAACGGCCAATTTCGCAGTCATTTACGGAGTCAGCGCCTATGGCCTGTCGATGCAGACGGAGCTGGATATTACCCAGTCGAAGGAATTTATCGAGACCTATTTTTCGCGCTATCCCGGGATCAAGAAATATATGGATGAGACTATTGAAAGGGCCCGCCGTGATGGCTTTGTAACGACCTTGTTTAACCGGATTCGTTATTTACCTGAGATAAATGCCAAAAATTTCCAGGTTCGGCAATTCGCCGAGCGAACGGCCATAAATACGCCGATTCAGGGGACGGCCGCGGATATGATCAAGGTGGCTATGATTCGGATTCATAATAAACTGGCCAAAATGAAATCGAGGATGATTCTTCAGGTTCACGATGAATTAATTTTCGATGCGCCCGTTGATGAAATAGATGAACTCAAGGAAATTGTCCGCCGTGGTATGGAACAGGCCGTCGAATTGAAAGTGCCGGTGGTGGCGGATATAGGGGTGGGTCAAAACTGGCTCGAGGCCAAGTAA
- a CDS encoding HU family DNA-binding protein has product MTKEEMIAKIATDAGINKRQASDALHSFFQNVQTNLKKGKKVSFVGFGTFSVSRRKARMGRNPQTGEKINIPASKVPHFRAGKALKEAVKK; this is encoded by the coding sequence ATGACCAAAGAAGAAATGATTGCCAAAATCGCCACCGACGCCGGTATCAATAAGCGTCAGGCATCGGATGCATTGCACAGTTTCTTCCAGAATGTTCAGACGAATCTGAAGAAAGGCAAGAAAGTAAGCTTTGTCGGCTTTGGCACGTTCTCTGTTTCAAGGAGAAAGGCGCGTATGGGACGCAATCCTCAGACCGGTGAAAAGATAAATATCCCGGCCAGCAAAGTCCCGCATTTCCGCGCCGGTAAAGCCCTCAAGGAGGCTGTTAAGAAATAG
- the nadD gene encoding nicotinate (nicotinamide) nucleotide adenylyltransferase, which translates to MPRANPDKGGRWGIMGGIFDPIHYGHLALAENAARAFDMDGVLFLVSFNPPHREKKPQASFEERLEMVSLAIADNERFLASDLEKDLSLPAYTVNIVDLLKSKYPRITDWYLVLGADNIDLFDSWHQPERLIEEVNIVVGKRPGFGPDGKDSLWYKQVKIFDMPLLELSSTMIRERIKSGKSIRYFVPEVVYHYIENKRLYQ; encoded by the coding sequence ATGCCGCGGGCGAATCCCGATAAGGGCGGCCGCTGGGGTATTATGGGTGGGATTTTCGATCCCATTCATTACGGGCACCTGGCCCTGGCAGAAAATGCCGCGCGCGCTTTCGACATGGATGGGGTTCTTTTTCTCGTCAGTTTCAATCCCCCGCACCGGGAGAAAAAGCCTCAGGCTTCATTTGAAGAACGCCTGGAAATGGTCAGTTTGGCCATCGCCGACAATGAACGGTTTTTGGCCAGTGATCTGGAAAAGGATTTATCTCTCCCGGCGTATACTGTGAATATTGTAGATTTATTGAAATCGAAATATCCCCGGATCACCGATTGGTATTTGGTTCTCGGAGCCGACAATATTGATCTATTCGATTCGTGGCATCAGCCGGAAAGATTAATCGAAGAAGTGAACATTGTGGTCGGCAAACGCCCCGGATTCGGACCCGACGGCAAAGATTCGCTATGGTACAAACAGGTTAAAATATTCGATATGCCTCTTCTGGAGTTGTCTTCGACCATGATCCGGGAACGGATAAAATCCGGGAAGTCGATTCGGTATTTTGTGCCGGAAGTGGTTTACCATTATATCGAAAACAAGAGGCTTTATCAATGA
- the rimO gene encoding 30S ribosomal protein S12 methylthiotransferase RimO, translating to MKFYIKKLGCPKNDVDGDYLAGRLVQLGHELVADSEGAEAIIVNTCGFILPAKEESIAEILQFEEQKKRGRIKKLFVTGCLSQRYGEDLQRDIPGVDGFFGLGKIEALIERLDSNLTGGYLVRDPASELTYTSGDIRYVEESYPYAYLKIAEGCDRYCAYCAIPYIRGRYRSRPIREIIDEAQLLASRGKKELILVSQEGSGYGRDSKDGTDIIDLLKALEKVAGVEWIRLMYLHPEAVTKQLIDYLTGSAKVLGYFDIPLQHVSDKILKKMNRRVTRREIENLLEKIRQASAENIIRTTFITGFPGETERDFEELHEFMESFKFNRLGVFAYSPEEGTAAVKMGRRPSARMAAERQDILMSLQQGIAFEKNISLIDKIQKVIIDEIRQGAPAVGRSMGDCPEIDQQVYVKGEGLVVGDIVKARIVMAEGYDLIAEKAGG from the coding sequence ATGAAATTCTATATAAAAAAGCTGGGTTGTCCCAAGAATGATGTCGATGGCGATTATCTGGCTGGACGCCTGGTACAACTGGGCCATGAACTGGTAGCTGATTCTGAAGGAGCCGAAGCGATTATTGTCAACACCTGCGGTTTTATTCTTCCGGCCAAGGAGGAATCAATCGCTGAGATTTTGCAATTTGAGGAGCAGAAAAAGCGGGGGAGGATCAAGAAGCTTTTTGTTACCGGGTGTTTGTCGCAACGCTACGGAGAGGATTTACAAAGGGATATTCCCGGTGTCGATGGATTTTTCGGATTGGGTAAGATCGAGGCCCTGATTGAGCGGCTTGACAGCAATTTGACCGGAGGTTATCTGGTAAGAGACCCTGCTTCCGAATTAACATACACTTCCGGGGATATTCGATATGTCGAGGAAAGCTACCCCTATGCCTATCTGAAAATCGCCGAGGGTTGCGATCGTTATTGCGCCTATTGCGCCATTCCGTATATCCGGGGACGTTACCGAAGTCGGCCAATCAGAGAAATAATTGATGAGGCACAACTGCTGGCTTCACGGGGCAAGAAAGAGCTGATCCTTGTCTCTCAGGAAGGTTCGGGATATGGTCGCGATTCAAAGGACGGCACTGATATTATAGATCTTCTCAAAGCTCTGGAGAAAGTGGCGGGGGTGGAATGGATCAGGCTGATGTACCTTCATCCCGAGGCCGTTACCAAGCAATTAATTGATTACCTGACAGGTTCGGCTAAGGTCCTGGGCTATTTCGATATCCCGTTGCAACATGTCAGTGACAAAATTCTGAAAAAGATGAATCGCAGGGTGACCCGTCGGGAGATTGAAAACCTGCTTGAGAAAATCAGGCAGGCCTCGGCGGAGAATATTATTCGGACTACCTTCATAACCGGATTTCCCGGAGAAACAGAACGGGATTTTGAAGAATTGCATGAATTCATGGAATCTTTCAAATTCAATCGGTTGGGAGTCTTTGCCTATTCTCCCGAAGAGGGAACCGCGGCGGTTAAAATGGGCCGGCGGCCTTCCGCGCGAATGGCGGCCGAACGCCAGGACATTCTCATGTCACTCCAGCAGGGGATTGCCTTCGAGAAAAATATTAGCTTGATTGACAAAATACAAAAGGTTATAATTGACGAAATCCGGCAGGGTGCCCCGGCGGTGGGTCGGTCGATGGGGGATTGCCCTGAGATCGATCAACAGGTATATGTTAAAGGCGAGGGTCTGGTGGTCGGGGATATTGTCAAGGCCAGGATAGTCATGGCCGAAGGCTATGATCTAATCGCCGAAAAGGCAGGTGGGTAA